Genomic DNA from Telopea speciosissima isolate NSW1024214 ecotype Mountain lineage chromosome 2, Tspe_v1, whole genome shotgun sequence:
GCAACAAAGTAGAAATCTCTTGCCCTTATGAATAATGtcttaagaaaatgaaataaatcatttagttaaatgatatttggcataaataagtgtcaaGAACCAGGTTCGATACCATTAAAACCAGTGCAAGGTGCCTAGCAATAAGGCGATAGTTGCCTAGACCCCCAAGAAACCGCCTGGACGTCAAGGtggtgccttgacaactattgtTGTAATCATAcgtttttgcccttttagtatgacataatttttttttcccaacaaAGGTAAcaatgtcatttcacatgtgtacttgaaaaatatgcatgacattgataccttttgataatgatatattactttcaatttatttttgaaaatccttttatacccCTATTTTAAAGAATTGTTAGGattaagacaaggggcaattaaagGAATGTgacaagttctaaatacaatGATAGAGGTGTATTCAGACAGTCCCAATAAGGGATTAAATCTGTGTCCATAATTATAATGTTCTTTCACAGTTAATGCTAGAGCAAGGAACCCCACTCTTGGCTACAAGCCTACAACCATCAGTTAACGGATAACACACTATTATATATGGGGAAAAGTATCTTTGAACCGCTCGGGGATCCTATGCCACCTCATAGatatttgggttttttacaattatcaccccaaaaactttcatatctattattcccctcccaaaaaaaaactttcaaacaactgctaccctcccctgttgcatactaataactaagtgacccccaccgttacagacctgtaacggagggggttagtagtgatatTGTGCCATTGTCATTGAATTTGTAGGATGAAAATGCCCTTCATCTAAAGTAaaattttttacaattaccaccccaaaaactttcatatctactattaccccccccccaaaaaaaaactttcaaacaactgctaccctcccctgttgcatactaatgactaagtgacccccaccgttacagacccgtaacggagggggttagtagtgataccGTGCCATTGTCACAGAATTTGTAAGACGAAAATGCCCTTCGTccaaagtgaaataaaataatCTTCAAAGGGTTATACcttcacttcctcttcacttcacctATTGCAGTAAaccgaaggaagaagaacttCGTCGGCTGCCGAAACATCGCCAGCTGAAGAAGTTCATCAACGCGATCCAAACAAGCAGCAATGGATTTCTCGCCAGCTAAGGAATTCCAATCCCTGGATGTGGAGAGTAATTCATCAATGGTGTCGAGGAAGGCTGAGGCATCGACGAAAACAGACCAAATGGGCTGATCAGCCGAGACATACTGAGAGATTTGACGATCAAGAGATTTCAGAGTCTGCTCCAAGGCAGCATAACTTCGAGGATCGTCGCTGTTGATCTTCTCAGACAACTTCTCTCTAGAGAAGCGATCGtcgaaggaggagaagaactgaagaatgTCATCAGCCATGGTCTCGGTCTAGCCAAGAGTCTTAGCAATGTGGCGAGCCACAGCGATGAGTTTGTCTTCACCATTTTCAGCCATAAACGTCCGAACCTATACGATTCAATCCAGACTCTCTCTCACCTAAGGCAATAACCATCATCGAGATTGAGAATGAAAGAGGGATAAGGTTTTCGATGACGATTTGGCTTGAAAATGGtaatcaagagaagaaaaagtatCTGTGGCGAAGTGTTGGATATGGATAGGGagacaagaagatgaagaagatgagataaTAAAGGGTTATGGTTCTCCTTCAAGGAACGCAATTTCTATGAAAGAGAGTAGCTATAGTAGTAAATCATCCTAATTCCTATGGAGGGCAAGTCGCTGAgacgaagaaaacaaaaaaataacccTTTGAAGATTGTTTTATTTCACTTTGGacgaagggcatttttgtcctaCAAATTCCGTGACAACAGCACAGTATCATTACTAACCCCCTCCGTTtcgggtctgtaacggtgggggtcacttagtcattagtatgcaacaggggagggtagcagttgtttgaaagttttttttttgggggggggggggggagggtaatagtagatatgaaagtttttggggtggtaattgtaaaaaatttcactttggACGAAGGGCATTTTCGTCCTACAAATTTTGTGACAATGGCACAGTATCACTACTAACCCTTTCCATTACGGGTCtataacggtgggggtcacttagttattagtatgcaacaggggcgggtagcagttgtttgaaagtttttggggtggtaattgtaccctagatatttttatatttatttcttctttttactaAAGGGCAACCTATGCAAGGGGGCAGGatgatcattgcgcccacccccatgtgcctggggcTCAACCTGTGCTGTGACACAAAGAACAacgcccccaaaaaaaatagggagagggtttcaAAGTAAGCAACGTAGGGGAGCACATCCTTGGTGAAACAAAATGGTATTATACATTGAAGGGCAACAAAGTCATTTcatttgagaaggagagaaatagacataGAGGTGCTATCGTACCCAACCCTGGTGGCTCAGACatccttttcccaaaaaataaatataaaatcatAATGAGGTGGCATCAGGTATTTGTTGCTTAGAGGGACCCtaatcctctattgccgagctgcctgataggaccctactgccaagacacaacaAGGCAATAAATTACCGtcttaccccctgcccgagctccttgcccgagtgggggtaaggcgatcatttacTGCCttactgtgtcttggcagtagggtcctgtcGGACAactcggtagtagaggatccaaattgtgcTTAGAGAAACCTTGCCCTATATATATTTGCCATAGTTTTAGATGCTTGTATGGGTTAAAGTCAGACCATTAATATCGATCTTGGATCCTCTATAGTCTATAACATGGAATTAGGGGTGCAAGATTGGCCCTAACGACCCAAGCCCACCCTGGCCCGAATAGGGCCTGAGTTGAGATACCTTGAACCTGAGAACGGGTCGGAAAATTTTTTTACCCTGAGTAAAGGTTGGACAGGGTCAAGATTGAGGTCTTgggctgagcccggcccgatccaacctgaccctgttgcagACCTACATGGCTACAGGGAATGAATCTGATTTCCTGGTTTAGAAGATTGGAATTGGTTCCGACTCAGTCCCGGCTAATTTTGATCCAAGACAAATAAATAGGTGGAGGGGCGGCGGCGTTGGTGACGTAAGCGTTGCCGTCGTAATCGGCGGATCCGAACTTGAACTTAGTCTTTCTACCATGAATTTGTAAGTTCGAGTTCCCGTAAGCTCTCCAAACTTGAAAAggaaaactaaaacaaaattaTGACTGTTTGATGTGGATCCCGATGATCCTATCACCCACCTTCGTGCTCTGCACTTGAgtcttgagaggataaagatcccactgagagagcgagagagagagagagattgagagagtcATGTCCTCGTTCGTTCAATTGAAGATCTTAATCGTCTTCTTTTTCGTATCTATCCATCTAGTAATCGCCAGAAATCGACATATAGTCAATTTCCGATCATCAAATCTCTTCCCAGAAGGCTTAACTTGGGATCCCAAAGCCCAGCACTTCGTCGTAGGCTCGCTTCACGATCGCTCCATTAAAGCTGTCTCCGATGCAGGCGTCGTTGAAACCCTAATCACCGACCTCGACCTTCCCACCAACGTCTCCATCCTCGGCCTCACCGTAGATTCCTTCAACCGCCGTCTCCTCGTCGTCATCCACGCTTTCGATCCTCACCCACACTTCAACGCCCTCGCCGCCTACGACCTCCGTTCTCGCCAACGACTCTTCCTGGCTTTACTCACTGACCCTAACTCCTCTGACCGTCAAATCGCTAACGACGTCACCGCCGATTACCACGGCAATGCTTACGTCACTAACGCCGCCGGCAACTTCATCTGGAAAGTAAACGTCGACGGAGAACCGTCCATCTTATCAAGATCTCGACTCTTCACTTCCCAACACGTCTACCGCGATGAACCCTACCGTTTCTGCGGCCTCAACGGCATTGCTTACGTCAACAACGGGTATCTGCTGGTGGTACAGACGAACACCGGAAAGTTATTCAAAGTCGATCCCGACGACGGCACGACTCGGTTGGTGAAGATAGGGAAGGATTTGACGGCGGCGGATGGGATCGCCGTTCGAAAGGACGGCGTTCTGGTTGTTGTGTCGCAATTCAGGGCTTGGTTTTTGAGGAGCAGGGATGGTTGGGGAGAGGCTGTGGTATATGACGAAACTACCCTTGATACTGAAAGGTTTCCCACTTCGGTTACTATCAGAGAGGGGAATAGGGCTTATGTGGTATATGGGAAGGTGGATAAGGGTATGGCTGGAaatgtgaaaatggaggagttTAGTATAGAAGAGATAGAGTCGGCGATGGAGAGCAAAGAGGAGGCTGTTTGGTTGTATGttttgtttgggttgggtttagCTTTATTCTCATATTGGAGGTTTCAGATGGGTCGACTTGTTAAAGATATGAACAAGAAAACTGCTTGAAGCACTGTTTCAAAATCGGAATTAGCCGATCCCGAGGATTTTaaggtttttgggtttaaattGCTGAGTTTTCAGATCTGAGCGTGCATTCTAAGGTTATTTTTCAGATTAATTCTGACCGATTTTGATGTAGTAAAAACAAAGCCATCTCTCAACTCCCTTACCTAAGCTGTTATCAGTTGCAAACTATCAGTCTAAATCTCTAATTTTTCATCTCTTGTTATACtaggcatatactgtaagacaaaTCAGGTAtgcaaaaatagagaaatacctgttatcgcataacagttgcagagtgaaacgAACCAGAAAAGAAGAAGCACAGACGaccgagttgagtcgtatctgaaagatactttccttaaggatttagatgccccctcttctgcaacggggttgaccttgcaccttacccttcaagataaatacaactcctaaacgtataggttgcataacctaatacgagtaccaaggataccaaacggctatacaaccctcttattacttaaacaaaaatacaGTAAGTATCTGTCTCTGGAACGGACTGTTGCAGAGACAATACGTTTCTGTTGTGTATATGAAATGcaggcatgacatggtgtatatataatgctggagtaccctttcatgaagtgatacatccgtatgaatacaggtgatataCGTACAGGAGTGTAACTCTTACAAGggaggtgtgaccgtatgtatacctccacgtacagggaggggttgtaactattcatatatatgtacgaATAGACAAGTATGGTTCAACCATATAGATGAACCAACCACGGGtgaaccaaatcgagttttaaataaaacattaaaactcaaaagtacaaaactcctataaggttttgcCCACACCTACACCCCGGCCTaggctcggctcggctcggtgcgattcaaaagcaccccaaggactCCTCCACATACTAGAGAATAGGGTGACTTCCTCTCCAaagggctcacaccttaaggaaacaatcttatatatatacccctcaagtaactctcccacaaccaatgtgggactattcttgagctcaattctagcctcttgcacacaagagagtacaaccattttcaaacaaaatagaggagggaatgaaacaaaacacaattttgaaactttgacacacacttgaaaaagtgctttgacccaaaatgtgcttctataaaataataatacaacatcCCTCCATCCCTTGTCTTCTGTAAGCCATGAAAAATTCCCCTGACCAACCAAATCTTGATATAATTTTTATCAATGTTAaggtgttatttatttatagatcAAGTTTTCCTCCGCCCACGGAGCCAGGAGAGGACGGGAAAGGGTAttgagaggggtattttggaacatactaaaatcgtataaggggtttgtgaaccttaggatggtgggGTTTGCTTAGGGTGCCACCGTGTACAGATGAGATACTCTGTGCATTGAAAGCTGGATCTAACTCCCCTCTACGGAGCTCAgcacccagggagtgcccaaggggcatccaagggttgggttgtgccgcacacatcttggtgtgcggcacaactcaacgactggatgctccctgggcgtgctgggctccctggagataGGAGCTCAATCCTTATATAAGATTTTAAGCGCACATAAACTTATATAATTTTCAGTATACGAATATAAATGAATTGCTTCTAGGCCTAGCTTGCTGCTTCTTAAGATCAACTTAGAAGAGCAAGGAGCTTTCATGAAGGGCcagaatatttaaaaaaatccatCTTCTATAGATGGAGGGGGAACTTAATCCTTTATATTTTTGGATGGAAAAGTTAATGGTGTTGAGTTACAAGAGATCTTTATGCATGCATATGACAATTGATCCAATGGGTGAGAGGTTGTGACAATTATAATTTTGGGTTTTGCTAGGATCAATCGGCCGATCTGAgttactttttgggcttggccATTGTATCACTATTTTATCAAGCGgaaactaataaaaaataaagtcctgaaatttatataaaaaaatagtcAATATGTATATCGTATATGGTATCATACTTTTAAATCATGAATCGCAGGTTTTTACTGTATCAGACTATCAGGTCATCAGTCACGGCTGATCCAACTAATATGCCTGTTACCATGACCGATACGGTCAACTGTGCAAGTATTGgtcaagtatcggtatcggtatcggctaCTGGCAACACCAATACAAccaatacaataccgatacctaaaTCCATGCTTGCGATTCCATTTCAAAAAACAGTATTAAGGCATTGCAACTCCATTAAaattggggaggggggaggggggaggggagtggGGTGGAGACAAACTAAtgaatttgtaatttttatgaatttatttaatACTAGTTACAACAATTCAATCAGAACATTCACAGGATCAGAACAATGGCGACTGATTTGCCAATTCATACATGGATTCTAAGGCTAGGGCAGAATCTGAATCTGATCTGGGTCAGAATCAGCTGGAACCGATCCAGATCCCGATTAACGTTTTGAATCGCCGGATCAGAACCACCCCCTTTATCGTATAAACATCAAAACTCACCCGAGAACAGAAAAACAGAGATGAACATGCCTACCTACAGAAATTCATATCAGACCAAACTTCAGAAGTCCAGAAACTGGGAACAAAAACGGATAAACCCAACACTCCAATATACAGATTGAAGGTGCACAAGCAAATCAAACTCTGCAGAATTATAAAAAACCGCTCTTGCCTGCAGATTATTCTAAATTTCTCTGATTGCCATGTCCCAATCACTTGATTGTAATCCAAGATCCTTTCATATGATTCTTATGATCCAGTGGTTATAACAATAATGACTAGCACGCTTGAGGATATCATCTGTCATGGGAAGCAACTAATCATTCATTGGGTTGATTCAGTACATTTGACTCCAGTTCATTTAATAAATTGGGTATGAACATAACCTGAATAAGATAGACCTCGTCAATCATCTAAAACGGCCTACATTTTGTGCCAGATGAAGGGCAGGTGCCAGGTAGTGATCATTTTGTGACCTGCGTTAAGCACAGTTACTGGTGATACCCACGGGAAAGTCCATTAGTTTGGATCTGAACTCCCTCAGATTATGCACATATTGGGTCTTAAGTACCATCTCAAAGTATTATCAGAACAATAATGTGAAAGTGGATTCTCCGGTAGGTTTATTCTGTCATGTGAAAATCATAAGATGTCCAGAGAATTATGGACATTCCAGAGAGTGAACAGAATAGCCTTTGCAGTCACAGAATGCAGCGAGGAGTGAAGAGAACCCTCCTTTCTCGCTGCTCTGGAGCATGGTACCATCTGTGGACGGCACTGAAAGTAAAGGCCATTATGAACCATATGAATTGGCATCATTCCACATTCATGATTTTGAAGCATCACTTAATTGTTCATCTATTATTATACATGGGAAGGAGAATGGCATGAGTTGACAAATAGGAGTTTAAATAGCGTGGAATGGCTTAACACCAACCCGCTCCACCCGCCCCCCCCCAaatttccacaaaaaaaaaaaaaaagacaatgtgAATGGTGGAACATGATTCATGTAGCCAAACCCATGTAGTGCACATAGACCTAGCTAATTACATTTTGAATTAGATTTATGAGGCATAGATGGTAGCTTCAGAATCATCCTAATAAATAGTTGTTTGGATTCCCATCCCACATCAGTGTTTAAAACATCCAAACATGATCCACTAATGTTTCACTTAAATGTTCAAACAACTAAGATGTTATTTCTCTGTCAGGAAAGGTTGTTTCCACCAGAGATCCCCCAAGGATGTCTTGGGGATATAGTGTTGGGGGTGGTGATGCTAGCATCTTACCCTTGTCGGATGAGCTCTTATCCTCAGATTGAGACTTTGTTATTCCAGCCTTTTCCCTGAGCatttcaagcttctccttgattttTCGTCTGATCTCAGGTTTCACATTGCGTGCATCAACTGATTCTACAGATAAGATGTTGATTGCAGCCAGAGAAGCAATCATCAATCTAAGCACGACATCTCTTCGTGAAGAGTTAATAGATTGAGGTGGCAATCGTTGTTGGCAATACATCTCAGAATTCACCTGCAATTTTGAAAGTAAGAATACCTTGGTTAAATGAACCTCACCAAATGAAATAGccataattattttcttttgatatatcACTGCCAGAGGATTTCCACTATCTTTATTTGcatatactcttttttttttttttttttttccccctttagaAATCCATAACAATCTCTATTTGTCTTAGTCCTGAATGGCAGAACAAGATTCGTGTACAAACACCATTTGGTTGGGATAGGGCCTTGTTGAGTTGAATTGAGCCAAGTCCCTGAACTATCTTTAGTTAATGTAATAAGGTGGAATGGAGAAAAGCTTGCATAGAAGTCAAATCAATTTGTAAGATTGTGATGAACCATGCTTGCCACTGATTTGTCATGAGATTCTTCTTACATTGGATAGGAatctgtagaaaacctaggacctgtaaccagtaactctagagagaagaaaagagagaagagaagatggaaattgtaaaatacttgaattaattaattgataggtaagcccctctatttataatagaggggaaattacaaatagactaaactaggcaatgtgggactaaaacccacattgccgactgtacctaataacataataaataaactaaccccaaaaggaccagaatacccccaaggtattctggattacatattccaacactccccctcaagctggattatacaaataagtaaagaaagaagatccagcttgaactaaagaaaaaaaactctaaataatgctaacactccccctcaagttggcgcttacaaggtactaatgcccaacttgaacaaaaatgggaaaaaaaaaactaagttgcagcagaatccagtttgacatatgaatgcagctcccaaataaaccttcaagaacttgaaaaaatagattttcaaaacttggacagacatgatcagcaaactgggactggaatgtcttccaaaaaaggcagctttcaacgatcttcaataactatccagtgatgaatctcagattgtcatagtgatatagaatcttgaagtgaaataattAGAGCAGCAAGCAgtgaaaacaaactgaatcaagcagcggaaaaaatactgtatcaacccaactgaaagtcctcaaataggcaacaaccaaatatcttcaatactcttcaatacttcaatctcccccttacgacaaactcaacccaataatgaaggatacccaatggcaatgatggagaaaactgatcttctatgttttgcaccaatgttcctgcaagttctgcgttctgcaatgtctgcaggtatactgtatataatccccccctcacgtgtagtgcacgtggacataagagagattaggttagagatagggcaaaaacataagattccagaattttccaaaggtgctatgggtaagtaaaaaggaaggaatggcaaaattgtaatttaccagaagtttccaagggttatgggtaaataccaaatgTATGGGA
This window encodes:
- the LOC122652134 gene encoding uncharacterized protein LOC122652134 is translated as MSSFVQLKILIVFFFVSIHLVIARNRHIVNFRSSNLFPEGLTWDPKAQHFVVGSLHDRSIKAVSDAGVVETLITDLDLPTNVSILGLTVDSFNRRLLVVIHAFDPHPHFNALAAYDLRSRQRLFLALLTDPNSSDRQIANDVTADYHGNAYVTNAAGNFIWKVNVDGEPSILSRSRLFTSQHVYRDEPYRFCGLNGIAYVNNGYLLVVQTNTGKLFKVDPDDGTTRLVKIGKDLTAADGIAVRKDGVLVVVSQFRAWFLRSRDGWGEAVVYDETTLDTERFPTSVTIREGNRAYVVYGKVDKGMAGNVKMEEFSIEEIESAMESKEEAVWLYVLFGLGLALFSYWRFQMGRLVKDMNKKTA
- the LOC122652135 gene encoding uncharacterized protein LOC122652135; its protein translation is MALSSVKLVSLSPLVASSRQPRPKRLTVLGLHRSPPVQVNSEMYCQQRLPPQSINSSRRDVVLRLMIASLAAINILSVESVDARNVKPEIRRKIKEKLEMLREKAGITKSQSEDKSSSDKGKMLASPPPTLYPQDILGGSLVETTFPDREITS